Proteins encoded together in one Triticum dicoccoides isolate Atlit2015 ecotype Zavitan chromosome 7B, WEW_v2.0, whole genome shotgun sequence window:
- the LOC119337223 gene encoding uncharacterized protein LOC119337223, with product MGGAESAAVSPNPLSPSLPSSQSPPHPLLLARHICTLPEKAEVVVRASCARNGGGRVLRWCVRARLRRAWLSVVCARAAKGAPGCGVRATEGVMGCGGACVGGARGCGGACGVSAEGGAWCRTQVAGDAAVDLLWKSGGAQSKITVGDERNKGKHKEGEVAPTMNKGPCDGVEPGEGFSCGMFASRRVDGGETDQRFSRVAGDRRDARDDGPFLSKSGPRGTETFLKREAASGC from the exons ATGGGTGGGGCCGAGAGCGCCGCTGTCTCTCCCAATCCTCTCTCGCCCTCCTTGCCCTCTTCCCAATCCCCTCCACATcctctcctcctcgctcgccacaTATGCACGCTACCGGAGAAAGCGGAGGTCGTGGTGCGGGCCTCGTGTGCGCGCAACGGAGGAGGACGGGTGCTTCGGTGGTGCGTGCGCGCTCGGTTGAGGAGGGCCTGGCTTTCGGTTGTCTGCGCACGCGCGGCTAAAGGAGCGCCGGGCTGCGGTGTACGCGCGACTGAAGGAGTGATGGGATGCGGTGGTGCGTGCGTCGGAGGAGCGCGAGGCTGCGGTGGTGCGTGCGGCGTGTCTGCGGAAGGCGGAGCTTGGTGCAGAACGCAGGTCGCTGGTGACGCTGCAGTGGACTTGTTGTGGAAATCGGGAG GGGCGCAGTCCAAAATCACTGTAGGAGATGAGAgaaacaaggggaaacacaaggagGGAGAAGTGGCACCCACGATGAACAAAG GTCCTTGCGATGGGGTGGAGCCAGGGGAAGGGTTTAGCTGCGGCATGTTTGCGTCTCGCAGGGTGGATGGGGGAGAGACGGACCAACGCTTTTCTCGTGTCGCGGGCGATCGGCGGGACGCGCGAGACGATGGCCCCTTTCTTTCCAAATCTGGACCCAGGGGGACCGAAACATTCCTTAAACGGGAGGCTGCCAGCGGGTGCTAg
- the LOC119336258 gene encoding ABC transporter G family member 45 produces the protein MEHSWEAKQAPPASEVSARPPPPLTHEDNRGFLQMLREKKERLGVDAAKVEVRFEELTVEADVRVGRRALPTLLNCAVNAAQELATSSHMCTTRKKPIKIINGASGTIRPSRMTLLLGAPGSGKTTFLKALAGKLDSSLKLKGKVMYNGEEVNSSTPQYLHAYISQYDLHHAEMTVRETIDFSSKMLGTNNEFEMLGEAIRRKKGVINKVDQDLDSFIKATTFGEGSNLTTNYIIKILGLSECADTLVGDEMRRGISGGQKKRATIGEMLVGLARCFFMDDISTGLDSSTTYEIVKFLQQMAHLMDLTVVISLLQPPPETLELFDDIILLCEGQIVYHGPRENATGFFEIMGFKCPSRKNVADFLQEVTSKMDQKQYWIGDENKYQYRSIEKFAESFRSSYLPRPAKDDLCRTNNTGKRKEIITSATRRISRWNIFKACFSREVLLLKRNSPLHIFKTVQITVMALVISTVFLRTNMNHKTVLDANKYMGSLFMAVVIVNFNGMTEIGMTIKRLPTFYKQRELLALPGWALLSSVFLISLPMSLLETGLWTSLTYYVIGYAPSFLRFIQQFLVLFAMHQMSMGLYRFLAAIGRTQVMANMLGTAALIAIYIFGGFVISKDNLQPWLQWGYWTSPFTYAQNAVALNEFLDERWASEFYYANAKTVGEAILKIRGLLTEWHWYWICVGILFGFSLVLNILTIFALEFMNSPHKHQVNIDSTKTKTECKKQKVGTRNASTGQVALPFQPLSLVFDHINYFVDMPKEMMKYGVTEKKLQLLQDVSGVFRPGVLTALMGITGAGKTTLLDVLAGRKTGGYIEGTIRIAGYPKKQDTFSRISGYCEQSDIHSPNLTVHESLQFSAWLRLPSNVNSRQRDMFIDEVMDLVELTGLKNAMVGIAGATGLSAEQRKRLTIAVELVASPSIIFMDEPTTGLDARAAAIVMRTVRKTVDTGRTVVCTIHQPSIGIFESFDELLLMKRGGQIIYSGSLGPLSSNMIKYFEAIPGVPRIKEGQNPAAWVLDISSHITEYVIGVDYAEIYRSSSLYRENMLLIEELGQPAPNTVDLHFPPGYWQNFRAQCMACLWKQRCAYWKNSEHNVVRFLNTFAVSIMFGIVFWKIGSTIKREQDVFNILGVVYGSALFLGFMNCSILQPVVAMERVVLYREKAAGMYCTLAYAIAQMAIELPYMLVQVLIFASIVYPMIGFEMTAVKFFWFVLYMVLSFMYYTLYGMMTVALTPNLEIAAGLSFLIFIFWNVFSGFIIGRELIPIWWRWVYWANPAAWTVYGLMFSQLGDRTELIRVPGQPDQTVREFLEGYLGLENRYFNLVTCLHLAIIALFAFLFFIFIKHLKFQRR, from the exons GCTGGGGGTCGACGCCGCCAAGGTGGAGGTGCGGTTCGAGGAGCTCACCGTGGAGGCCGACGTGCGCGTGGGCCGCCGCGCGCTGCCCACGCTGCTCAACTGCGCCGTCAACGCCGCCCAG GAATTGGCAACATCTTCACACATGTGTACCACAAGGAAAAAACCTATCAAAATTATAAATGGAGCAAGCGGGACAATTCGTCCATCACG GATGACACTTCTTCTAGGAGCACCTGGTTCTGGGAAAACTACTTTTTTAAAAGCATTGGCAGGAAAGTTGGATTCTTCTTTGAAG CTCAAAGGAAAGGTCATGTACAATGGAGAAGAAGTGAATTCCTCAACACCTCAATACCTGCATGCCTACATTAGCCAGTATGATCTTCATCATGCTGAGATGACCGTCAGAGAGACGATTGATTTCTCTTCCAAGATGTTGGGAACCAATAATGAATTTG AGATGCTGGGAGAAGCAATAAGAAGGAAAAAGGGTGTCATCAACAAAGTGGACCAAGATCTTGACTCTTTTATTAAG GCTACCACCTTCGGAGAAGGAAGCAACCTTACAACAAACTATATTATCAAG ATACTTGGTTTGTCCGAGTGTGCAGATACCCTAGTGGGGGATGAGATGAGAAGAGGCATATCAGGAGGACAAAAAAAGAGAGCCACGATTG GAGAGATGCTAGTTGGTCTAGCAAGATGCTTCTTTATGGATGACATATCAACAGGTCTAGATAGCTCCACCACATACGAGATTGTAAAGTTTCTCCAACAAATGGCTCATCTGATGGATCTCACTGTGGTTATTTCCTTGCTTCAACCACCTCCTGAGACGTTGGAGTTATTTGACGACATAATCCTTTTATGCGAGGGGCAAATTGTATATCATGGTCCTCGAGAAAATGCTACTGGTTTCTTTGAAATTATGGGATTCAAATGCCCCAGCAGGAAGAATGTAGCTGATTTCCTTCAAGAG GTGACCTCGAAGATGGATCAAAAGCAATACTGGATTGGTGATGAAAATAAGTATCAATACCGGTCAATCGAAAAATTTGCAGAATCTTTTCGTTCATCCTATCTCCCACGACCTGCGAAAGACGATCTCTGCAGGACAAACAATACAGGAAAGAGAAAGGAGATTATAACAAGTGCAACTCGCAGGATCTCTAGATGGAATATTTTCAAGGCATGCTTTTCAAGGGAAGTATTGCTTCTTAAAAGAAACTCCCCACTTCATATATTTAAGACTGTACAGATAACTGTTATGGCTTTGGTGATCTCAACGGTTTTCCTTCGAACAAATATGAACCATAAAACTGTACTCGATGCCAATAAGTACATGGGATCACTCTTTATGGCTGTTGTGATAGTAAACTTCAATGGCATGACTGAAATTGGAATGACAATAAAGCGACTCCCCACTTTCTACAAGCAAAGAGAGTTACTAGCATTGCCAGGATGGGCACTTCTTTCTTCGGTATTCCTTATCAGCCTCCCAATGTCACTTCTAGAGACAGGTCTGTGGACCAGCTTAACCTACTATGTGATTGGCTACGCACCTTCCTTTCTCAG ATTCATCCAGCAGTTTTTGGTACTTTTTGCCATGCATCAAATGTCAATGGGCCTCTATCGTTTCTTAGCGGCAATAGGAAGGACACAAGTAATGGCCAACATGCTAGGCACCGCAGCTCTCATAGCAATCTACATATTTGGAGGCTTTGTCATATCAAAAG ATAACCTCCAACCATGGTTGCAGTGGGGATACTGGACATCCCCATTCACCTATGCACAGAATGCTGTTGCCCTAAATGAGTTCCTTGATGAAAGATGGGCTAGT GAATTTTACTATGCAAATGCTAAAACAGTTGGTGAAGCTATCCTCAAGATCAGGGGGTTGCTCACAGAGTGGCATTGGTACTGGATTTGTGTCGGCATTTTATTTGGATTCTCGCTGGTCCTCAACATCCTCACTATATTTGCACTAGAGTTCATGAACT CTCCACACAAGCATCAAGTTAATATCGATTCCACGAAGACAAAAACGGAGTGCAAGAAACAGAAAGTTGGAACTCGCAATGCATCAACTGGTCAAGTTGCCCTCCCGTTTCAGCCTCTTTCCCTTGTATTTGATCATATCAACTATTTTGTTGACATGCCTAAG gaaatgatgaagtaTGGAGTAACAGAGAAAAAGCTTCAACTGCTGCAAGATGTCAGTGGTGTTTTCAGGCCAGGGGTGTTAACAGCTCTGATGGGGATCACTGGTGCTGGAAAGACAACATTGCTCGACGTTTTGGCTGGAAGAAAAACTGGAGGATATATTGAAGGTACTATTAGGATAGCAGGATACCCAAAGAAGCAGGACACATTCTCAAGGATCTCGGGCTACTGTGAACAGAGTGACATTCACTCCCCTAACCTCACTGTGCATGAGTCACTACAGTTCTCGGCATGGCTTCGACTTCCTTCGAACGTTAACTCTCGCCAAAGAGAT ATGtttatagatgaagtaatggacctAGTTGAATTGACTGGACTGAAGAATGCCATGGTGGGAATAGCAGGAGCAACTGGCCTGTCAGCTGAGCAGCGAAAAAGGCTAACAATAGCAGTGGAGCTGGTAGCTAGTCCTTCCATTATATTCATGGACGAGCCAACCACTGGCTTGGATGCCCGTGCTGCAGCAATTGTGATGAGAACAGTAAGAAAGACAGTAGACACTGGACGAACTGTAGTCTGCACAATTCATCAACCAAGCATTGGGATATTTGAATCTTTTGATGAG CTTTTGCTTATGAAAAGAGGTGGTCAGATCATATACAGTGGTTCATTAGGTCCGCTATCTAGCAACATGATCAAGTATTTCGAG GCTATACCTGGTGTTCCTAGAATAAAAGAGGGACAAAACCCAGCAGCATGGGTGTTGGATATAAGTTCACACATAACAGAATATGTGATTGGAGTGGACTATGCAGAAATTTACCGGAGCTCCTCCCTGTACAG GGAGAACATGCTTCTAATTGAAGAGCTGGGGCAACCAGCGCCAAACACCGTGGATCTACATTTTCCCCCAGGATATTGGCAGAACTTTAGGGCGCAGTGCATGGCTTGCTTGTGGAAACAAAGATGTGCATACTGGAAAAACTCAGAACACAATGTTGTTCGGTTCCTAAACACGTTTGCTGTATCAATTATGTTTGGAATTGTATTCTGGAAAATTGGCTCAACCAT AAAACGGGAGCAAGATGTATTCAACATACTAGGGGTTGTGTATGGATCAGCACTGTTTCTGGGCTTCATGAATTGCAGCATCTTACAGCCAGTTGTGGCAATGGAGAGAGTTGTTCTTTACCGAGAAAAGGCAGCAGGCATGTACTGTACCTTGGCCTACGCCATAGCTCAG ATGGCAATTGAATTGCCTTACATGCTTGTCCAAGTGCTCATCTTCGCATCAATCGTATACCCAATGATTGGGTTCGAGATGACAGCCGTCAAGTTCTTTTGGTTTGTTCTTTACATGGTGCTAAGCTTCATGTACTACACACTCTACGGGATGATGACAGTCGCACTAACACCTAACCTTGAGATAGCTGCCGGATTGTCCTTCCTTATCTTCATCTTTTGGAACGTCTTCTCCGGCTTCATCATTGGAAGAGAG CTGATCCCGATATGGTGGAGGTGGGTGTACTGGGCTAACCCAGCGGCATGGACAGTGTACGGGCTCATGTTCTCACAGCTGGGCGACCGGACAGAGCTGATCCGTGTGCCGGGGCAACCGGACCAGACGGTGCGTGAGTTCCTCGAGGGCTACCTTGGCCTCGAGAACCGCTACTTCAACCTTGTCACATGCCTGCACCTGGCCATCATCGCCCTGTTcgccttcctcttcttcatcttcatcaaGCACCTCAAGTTCCAGCGGAGGTAG